Proteins from a genomic interval of Nitrospina gracilis Nb-211:
- a CDS encoding TOMM precursor leader peptide-binding protein, protein MSILYYICPNLNIVGLEGYTYIYSSDHSICSTDAIWCRVARFFNDRLSSHSSSFSKDEFLDQVCGQEFTLLASANYAWEALKQRDFIRDQEYPLFLAPQVSGPSGWQVDEWERAKAEAGLLNSPIEVVLVKDYLDEAMCQLNRDRYAEGASWVPVCLYGENILIGPVFSPEDGCYECLRQRLIDCQFPARHYYATRELYRRSRELIGRDHPFTGFFQRSLSSAYSGDMADAVAGLVKRYLEDYRSGKKQFGNSILKVNAKTQAMERHPNLPFPQCDVCGDPTLWWPERPDLTESSSDDDSSRWRSWSGEEAAAVLKEFCDPISGAVVSSSGDTSNSDGFFAANVRHPFFLSIWDRERPLRLSDQRIYYYGSGQAGRLDQAIAWAVCEASERMSAAMPFVPPAKEGVLVKGSYREMRQRFGEWVIHPNAIDLFSESQIQSCVEEDSEYDRPSRFDDDLPVFWNRAYQLDPDEPSLLTSQEAYVPLQKVRAGIGFPGAVDVAADTRLLWTSNGLAAGATRAEACFYGLLELVERDCVGIWWFNRTQRPSVSVACEDSKFYVDTKASLNARGYSLWALDLRNDLNIPVYACVIARQDDGRSIAFGFSAHIDPRIALEDALKEALQTLSALEDFLTGKNTSVPKRMSKWVTEATLEQERYLLPAQCPENRLPEPADGVTGCEQGIRHIVRQFQSVGIHACCVDVSRPDLPVKVVHTFAPGLRSMWKRLGPGRLYTVPRKLGWLGHELTEKDMNPYSVWF, encoded by the coding sequence ATGTCCATTCTGTATTACATATGTCCAAATTTAAATATTGTCGGTTTGGAAGGGTATACATATATATACAGTTCGGACCACTCCATTTGCTCTACCGACGCCATTTGGTGTCGAGTGGCCCGGTTTTTCAACGATCGACTATCCTCGCATTCTTCTTCATTCAGTAAAGATGAGTTCCTTGATCAGGTCTGCGGGCAGGAATTCACATTGCTGGCTTCGGCCAATTATGCTTGGGAAGCTTTGAAGCAGAGGGATTTTATTCGGGATCAAGAGTACCCGCTGTTTCTCGCTCCTCAGGTTTCAGGGCCATCCGGCTGGCAGGTGGACGAATGGGAAAGGGCCAAGGCGGAAGCCGGGTTGCTCAACAGCCCGATTGAAGTGGTGCTGGTGAAGGACTACCTGGATGAAGCCATGTGCCAGTTGAATCGTGACCGGTATGCGGAGGGCGCCTCATGGGTTCCGGTCTGTCTCTATGGTGAGAACATACTAATCGGCCCCGTGTTTTCGCCGGAAGACGGGTGTTATGAATGCCTGCGTCAGAGGCTGATCGACTGCCAGTTCCCAGCCCGGCACTATTATGCCACCCGGGAATTATACCGCCGATCCAGGGAGTTGATCGGCAGGGACCATCCCTTCACCGGCTTCTTTCAACGGAGTTTGTCCTCAGCGTATTCAGGTGACATGGCCGATGCGGTCGCCGGACTTGTTAAACGCTACCTGGAAGATTATCGATCGGGGAAAAAGCAATTCGGCAACTCCATCCTAAAAGTGAATGCCAAAACACAGGCAATGGAACGACACCCAAACCTGCCTTTCCCTCAGTGTGACGTGTGTGGCGATCCTACCCTGTGGTGGCCGGAGAGACCGGATCTGACTGAGTCCTCATCCGATGACGACTCTTCCCGTTGGCGAAGTTGGTCGGGAGAGGAAGCGGCGGCTGTATTGAAAGAATTCTGTGACCCCATTTCCGGCGCCGTCGTGTCATCCTCCGGGGACACCTCAAACAGCGATGGTTTCTTTGCCGCCAACGTCAGGCATCCGTTCTTTTTGAGTATCTGGGACAGGGAGCGTCCATTGCGGCTCAGTGATCAGAGGATTTATTACTATGGTTCAGGTCAGGCCGGCCGGCTGGATCAAGCGATAGCCTGGGCGGTTTGCGAAGCTTCTGAACGAATGTCGGCGGCTATGCCATTTGTTCCGCCGGCGAAAGAGGGAGTGCTGGTCAAGGGATCGTATCGGGAGATGAGACAGCGCTTTGGTGAATGGGTTATCCACCCCAACGCCATAGACCTGTTCAGCGAATCTCAAATTCAATCCTGTGTCGAAGAAGACAGCGAATATGATCGGCCCAGTCGTTTCGATGACGATCTGCCGGTTTTTTGGAATCGGGCATACCAGCTTGATCCGGACGAGCCCTCCCTGCTGACTTCTCAGGAAGCCTATGTGCCGTTGCAAAAGGTTCGTGCGGGAATAGGCTTTCCAGGGGCGGTTGATGTTGCGGCGGATACCCGACTGCTCTGGACGTCAAACGGCTTAGCGGCGGGCGCCACCCGCGCGGAAGCCTGTTTTTACGGACTGCTTGAACTGGTTGAGCGGGATTGCGTTGGTATCTGGTGGTTCAATCGAACTCAACGCCCATCCGTCAGCGTAGCCTGCGAAGACTCCAAATTTTATGTGGATACCAAGGCTTCTTTAAATGCCCGTGGTTATAGTCTGTGGGCACTCGATTTGCGTAATGACCTGAACATTCCGGTCTATGCCTGTGTGATTGCAAGACAGGATGATGGCCGTTCCATTGCCTTCGGATTCTCCGCGCATATCGATCCACGCATCGCACTTGAGGATGCATTGAAAGAAGCCTTGCAGACTCTATCTGCATTGGAAGATTTCTTGACAGGTAAAAACACATCCGTGCCGAAGCGCATGTCGAAATGGGTTACGGAAGCGACTTTGGAACAGGAGCGTTACCTACTGCCTGCGCAGTGCCCGGAGAATCGATTGCCTGAGCCAGCCGATGGGGTTACAGGTTGTGAACAGGGGATCCGTCACATCGTCAGGCAGTTTCAGTCCGTAGGCATTCATGCCTGCTGCGTTGATGTTTCCAGACCAGACCTGCCTGTTAAAGTGGTGCACACCTTTGCGCCGGGTTTGCGCTCCATGTGGAAGCGATTGGGCCCCGGCCGGCTTTACACGGTACCAAGAAAACTCGGTTGGCTTGGCCATGAATTGACCGAGAAGGATATGAATCCCTACTCGGTCTGGTTTTGA
- a CDS encoding sigma-54 interaction domain-containing protein, whose translation MPDKFRAFNLIGKSPKFQKALDSIDKCSQCLAPVLIHGETGTGKELTARAIHYLSPRKGRPFIPINCGSIPENLIENELFGHVKGAYTGADNVQPGLIAQAQGGTLFLDEIASLPLSAQIVLLRFLQDRRYRPLGGNSLHEADIRIIAASNVDLRLLKKKGKFREDFYYRLDVLRIFLPPLRERLEDLELLSQYFLLRYSLRYNFPEKKLQPQTLCWMQNYHWPGNLRELENFIHRSVLMCEGDAISPPDPVFTEMDSGPLYELPTSDNLKNFKEAKAQALAEFESNYLSRLMTETHGNITEAAKRAGDMDRSALRKLLKKNGINRKSFIP comes from the coding sequence ATGCCGGATAAATTCAGAGCATTCAACTTAATAGGAAAATCTCCAAAATTTCAAAAAGCTTTGGATTCAATCGACAAATGCTCCCAATGCCTTGCTCCGGTGCTTATTCATGGAGAGACGGGTACGGGTAAGGAATTGACCGCCCGGGCCATTCACTACCTGAGTCCGAGGAAGGGGCGCCCCTTCATTCCGATCAATTGCGGTTCGATCCCCGAAAACCTGATTGAAAATGAGTTGTTTGGCCATGTGAAAGGTGCGTATACCGGAGCTGATAACGTCCAGCCGGGTCTCATTGCGCAGGCTCAGGGCGGCACTCTGTTTTTGGATGAAATAGCCAGTCTCCCGTTAAGTGCGCAAATTGTTTTGTTGCGATTTTTGCAGGACCGGCGTTATCGCCCTCTGGGCGGGAATAGTTTGCATGAGGCCGACATAAGAATCATTGCCGCAAGCAACGTTGACTTGCGCCTCTTGAAAAAGAAAGGAAAATTTCGGGAGGATTTCTATTACCGCCTTGATGTTTTGAGGATTTTTTTGCCCCCTTTGCGGGAACGTCTGGAAGACCTGGAACTCTTGAGCCAGTACTTTCTTCTACGCTATTCCTTGCGCTACAATTTTCCAGAAAAAAAGCTTCAGCCCCAAACTCTTTGCTGGATGCAAAACTATCATTGGCCTGGCAACCTCCGCGAGTTAGAAAATTTTATTCATCGTTCTGTCCTGATGTGCGAAGGCGATGCCATTTCGCCCCCCGATCCCGTTTTCACTGAAATGGATTCGGGCCCTCTTTATGAACTTCCTACCTCGGACAATCTGAAAAACTTTAAAGAGGCCAAGGCACAAGCCCTTGCTGAGTTCGAATCCAATTATCTTTCCCGGTTGATGACTGAAACCCATGGAAACATTACTGAAGCGGCGAAGCGGGCCGGGGATATGGATCGAAGCGCCTTGAGAAAGCTTCTGAAAAAGAATGGTATCAACAGAAAAAGCTTCATACCTTAA